Proteins encoded by one window of Halorubrum ruber:
- a CDS encoding rubrerythrin-like domain-containing protein, protein MRPEYECDSEEVYECFECGRRTDSAGECECGGELLHIGRSRDL, encoded by the coding sequence ATGCGACCAGAATACGAGTGTGACAGCGAAGAAGTGTACGAGTGTTTCGAATGCGGCCGGCGAACGGACTCGGCCGGCGAGTGTGAGTGTGGGGGTGAACTGCTACACATCGGTCGCTCGCGGGACCTGTGA
- the btuC gene encoding vitamin B12 ABC transporter permease BtuC, whose amino-acid sequence MRPWARSAAWSAAGAALLAVVVVGSAGIGPVRIPPETVMKSVLNAVAVPAGIETSAGGVGPLPIPGVGLLTIPGVDLAFASPFAFPVDSVHQQIVVGVRLPRILLAALVGFALAAAGTVMQGFFRNPMADPSIIGVSSGAAVGAVAFIVFPAALSTTVALPLVGPIEVALSRGTGTSLFAFVGALVAAFGVYAIATRGGRTPVATLLLAGVAVQTFLGAVVSYLQLQAGESLRQIVAWLMGHLSGAAWSEVAVTAAVVPPLFLVLLAYARDLNVLLLGEEEARGLGIAVERTKRVLLAASALVTAAGVAFAGVIGFVGLIVPHMLRLVVGPDHRVLLPTAALSGGTFLVAADTVARSAPAEYPVGIITAAVGAPFFVYLLVTREVTEL is encoded by the coding sequence ATGCGACCCTGGGCCCGCTCGGCGGCGTGGTCGGCGGCGGGAGCCGCGCTGCTCGCTGTCGTCGTCGTCGGCAGCGCCGGGATCGGGCCGGTTCGAATCCCGCCGGAGACCGTGATGAAGTCGGTGTTGAACGCGGTCGCGGTGCCGGCGGGGATCGAGACGAGCGCGGGCGGCGTCGGCCCGCTGCCGATACCCGGCGTCGGCCTCCTCACGATCCCGGGCGTCGACCTCGCGTTCGCGTCGCCGTTCGCGTTCCCCGTCGACTCCGTCCACCAGCAGATCGTGGTGGGCGTGCGGCTCCCGCGGATCCTGCTGGCCGCGCTCGTCGGGTTCGCGCTCGCGGCCGCCGGCACAGTGATGCAGGGCTTCTTCCGCAACCCGATGGCGGACCCGTCGATCATCGGCGTCTCCTCGGGCGCGGCGGTCGGCGCGGTCGCGTTCATCGTCTTCCCCGCCGCGCTCTCGACGACGGTCGCCCTCCCGCTCGTCGGCCCCATCGAGGTCGCGCTCTCGCGGGGAACGGGGACCAGCCTCTTCGCGTTCGTCGGTGCGCTCGTCGCCGCCTTCGGCGTGTACGCCATCGCGACCCGGGGCGGTCGGACCCCGGTCGCGACCCTCCTCCTCGCCGGGGTCGCGGTCCAGACGTTCCTCGGCGCGGTCGTCTCGTACCTCCAACTACAGGCGGGCGAGTCGCTCCGGCAGATCGTCGCGTGGCTGATGGGACACCTCTCGGGCGCCGCGTGGAGCGAGGTGGCCGTCACCGCCGCCGTCGTGCCGCCGCTCTTTCTCGTGTTGCTCGCGTACGCCCGCGACCTCAACGTCCTCCTGCTCGGCGAGGAGGAGGCGCGCGGGCTCGGTATCGCGGTGGAGCGCACCAAGCGCGTGCTGCTCGCGGCCTCGGCCCTCGTCACGGCCGCCGGCGTCGCGTTCGCCGGGGTGATCGGGTTCGTCGGCCTCATCGTCCCGCACATGCTCCGGCTCGTCGTCGGGCCCGACCACCGGGTGCTGCTCCCCACCGCGGCGCTTTCCGGCGGCACCTTCCTCGTCGCGGCCGACACGGTCGCGCGCTCCGCCCCCGCCGAGTACCCGGTCGGGATCATCACCGCCGCGGTCGGCGCGCCGTTCTTCGTCTACCTGCTCGTGACCCGCGAGGTGACGGAGCTGTGA
- the proS gene encoding proline--tRNA ligase: MSDDDQELGITESKTHNTGEWYAEVVRKAGLADYGPEGMSGFIVTRPRAYAVWERLQGFLDAKFKDTGVQNAYFPLFIPESYLEREKDIVEGFDPEVAWVDEAGNKELEERLAVRPTSESIITPYISQWVRSHRDLPLRVNQWCSVVRWEATETKPFFRTKEFLWQEGHTAHATHEDAWAETMTRLDQYESVYEDLLALPVLKGQKPDHDKFPGADTTTTVEALMPDGKSVQAGTSHHLGQSFAEAFDITYSDEDEEERTAHTTSWGLSWRALGALIMTHSDEQGLVLPHTVAPTQVVVVPIWQEDTKDDVLEYAEGVADELDDAGIRVELDDRDERNPGFKFNEHELNGIPLRIEIGPHEVDDEELTLVHRPDGESVEVDREGVAETVREEFDEIYAKLYATAEETLDDGVREADDRAEILGTLGQHGGYVKAPWCGDEACEEPIKEPLAAEIVMVPFEDEDPLADGDHGETCAMCDDDAERTAYFAKTY, translated from the coding sequence ATGAGCGACGACGACCAGGAACTCGGGATCACCGAGTCCAAGACGCACAACACCGGCGAGTGGTACGCCGAGGTCGTACGGAAGGCCGGGCTGGCCGACTACGGGCCGGAGGGAATGAGCGGCTTCATCGTCACCCGCCCGCGGGCGTACGCGGTCTGGGAGCGGCTCCAGGGGTTCCTCGACGCGAAGTTCAAGGACACCGGCGTCCAGAACGCCTACTTCCCGCTGTTCATCCCCGAGTCGTACCTCGAACGAGAGAAGGACATCGTCGAGGGGTTCGACCCCGAGGTCGCGTGGGTCGACGAGGCGGGGAACAAGGAGCTCGAAGAGCGGCTCGCGGTCCGCCCGACCTCCGAGTCGATCATCACGCCGTACATCAGCCAGTGGGTGCGGAGCCACCGCGACCTCCCGCTGCGCGTGAACCAGTGGTGCTCCGTCGTCCGGTGGGAGGCGACCGAGACGAAGCCGTTCTTCCGCACGAAGGAGTTCCTCTGGCAGGAGGGTCACACCGCGCACGCGACGCACGAGGACGCGTGGGCGGAGACGATGACGCGGCTCGACCAGTACGAGTCCGTCTACGAGGACCTGCTGGCGCTGCCGGTCCTGAAGGGACAGAAACCCGACCACGACAAGTTCCCCGGCGCGGACACGACGACGACGGTCGAGGCGCTGATGCCCGACGGGAAGTCGGTTCAGGCGGGCACCTCCCACCACCTCGGCCAGTCGTTCGCGGAGGCGTTCGACATCACCTACTCGGACGAGGACGAGGAGGAGCGCACCGCCCACACCACCTCGTGGGGGCTCTCGTGGCGCGCGCTGGGCGCGCTGATCATGACCCACTCCGACGAGCAGGGGCTCGTCCTCCCGCACACGGTCGCGCCCACGCAGGTCGTCGTCGTCCCGATCTGGCAGGAGGACACGAAAGACGACGTGCTGGAGTACGCCGAGGGCGTGGCCGACGAGCTCGACGACGCCGGGATCCGCGTCGAGCTCGACGACCGCGACGAGCGCAACCCCGGGTTCAAGTTCAACGAACACGAGCTCAACGGGATCCCCCTCCGGATCGAGATCGGGCCCCACGAGGTCGACGACGAGGAGCTCACCCTCGTCCACCGGCCCGACGGCGAGAGCGTCGAGGTCGACCGCGAGGGCGTCGCGGAGACCGTCCGCGAGGAGTTCGACGAGATATACGCCAAGCTGTACGCGACCGCCGAGGAGACGCTCGACGACGGCGTGCGCGAGGCGGACGACCGCGCCGAGATCCTCGGCACGCTCGGGCAGCACGGCGGCTACGTGAAGGCGCCGTGGTGCGGCGACGAGGCCTGCGAGGAGCCGATCAAGGAGCCGCTGGCCGCCGAGATCGTGATGGTCCCGTTCGAGGACGAGGACCCCCTCGCCGACGGGGACCACGGCGAGACCTGCGCGATGTGCGACGACGACGCCGAGCGGACCGCCTACTTCGCGAAGACGTACTGA
- a CDS encoding NUDIX hydrolase, whose product MDLSGLRRHAPQSLAGRRQAAVLAPVIARDGEAHLLFTKRAAHLGEHPGQMSFPGGGREPIDRTLTDTALREADEEVGMRPTEVDVLGRIDDTRTSSQYAVRPFVGVAPDREYVPDESEVAEVAILSVDALTDPANYESERRVGHPEYGDHRVHYFHVGGYTVWGVTGRMVVQLLERTTDWRAPAEPDRVVGADAELPI is encoded by the coding sequence ATGGACCTGTCGGGGCTGCGCCGACACGCGCCGCAGTCGCTCGCCGGGCGGCGGCAGGCCGCGGTGCTGGCGCCGGTGATCGCGCGCGACGGCGAGGCTCACCTCCTCTTCACCAAGCGCGCCGCGCACCTCGGTGAACACCCCGGACAGATGAGCTTCCCCGGCGGCGGCCGCGAGCCGATCGACCGGACGCTGACCGACACCGCGCTGCGCGAGGCCGACGAGGAGGTCGGGATGCGGCCGACGGAGGTCGACGTCCTCGGTCGGATCGACGACACGCGCACCTCGTCGCAGTACGCGGTCCGCCCGTTCGTCGGCGTCGCGCCCGACCGCGAGTACGTCCCCGACGAGTCGGAGGTCGCGGAGGTGGCGATCCTCTCCGTCGACGCGCTCACCGACCCCGCGAACTACGAGTCGGAGCGCCGCGTCGGCCACCCGGAGTACGGCGACCACCGCGTCCACTACTTCCACGTCGGCGGCTACACGGTCTGGGGCGTGACCGGCCGGATGGTCGTCCAGCTGTTGGAGCGGACTACCGACTGGCGCGCGCCCGCCGAACCGGACCGCGTGGTCGGCGCGGATGCCGAGCTACCGATTTGA
- a CDS encoding helix-turn-helix transcriptional regulator: protein MQRAPILLAVLALLGAVGLALGAGGAGAVPFEGGFAQMDVEPDDVSMEVAVQPDGDAQWTVEYRIRLGTDEEEQAFEQLRADVENDTEAYTTRFRDRMASTAETAESATGRNMTVANATVTAERRELPQAYGVLTYRFEWTNFAAVDGDRLRVGDAVDGLFLDDSSSLIVSWPEEYRLAETTPDPSEMRERSVVWNGPVDFSAGQPRISVAPAGPLSGLPTAGIVALLAVLVVAGGAVAYRRRDDGDGEDAGVAASGGGDTATESNASAADSASSATAGAAASDASASDGDDADAAGESERGSDEAAPVDSDLLSNEEQVIRLIESEGGRMKQKQVAEELDWTAAKTSQVVTGLRDEGDLDGFRLGRENVLSLPDYDPEADSDSSGDDGGDGSDGDENDGDEERGGSGAGEDGDGSDERDATDGA, encoded by the coding sequence GTGCAGCGAGCGCCGATCCTCCTCGCGGTCCTCGCCCTCCTCGGAGCCGTCGGTCTCGCGCTCGGCGCCGGCGGCGCGGGTGCGGTCCCGTTCGAGGGCGGCTTCGCCCAGATGGACGTCGAACCGGACGACGTGTCGATGGAGGTCGCCGTTCAGCCGGACGGCGACGCGCAGTGGACCGTCGAGTACCGGATCCGGCTGGGGACCGACGAGGAAGAGCAGGCGTTCGAACAGCTCCGCGCGGACGTGGAGAACGACACGGAGGCGTACACGACCCGGTTCCGCGATCGGATGGCCTCGACCGCCGAGACCGCCGAGTCGGCGACGGGACGCAACATGACGGTGGCGAACGCGACCGTCACCGCCGAGCGGCGCGAGCTCCCGCAGGCGTACGGCGTGTTGACCTACCGGTTCGAGTGGACGAACTTCGCCGCCGTCGACGGGGACCGACTGCGCGTCGGCGACGCGGTCGACGGGCTGTTCTTAGACGACTCCTCGTCGCTCATCGTCTCGTGGCCGGAGGAGTACCGCCTCGCGGAGACGACGCCGGATCCGAGCGAGATGCGCGAGCGATCCGTCGTCTGGAACGGGCCGGTCGACTTCTCGGCCGGTCAGCCGCGGATCTCGGTCGCGCCCGCGGGCCCGCTCTCCGGGCTCCCGACGGCGGGCATCGTCGCGCTCCTCGCCGTCCTCGTCGTCGCCGGCGGCGCCGTCGCCTACCGTCGGCGGGACGACGGAGACGGCGAGGACGCGGGAGTCGCCGCGAGCGGTGGCGGAGACACCGCGACCGAGAGCAACGCATCCGCGGCGGACTCGGCGAGCTCGGCGACCGCCGGCGCGGCCGCGAGCGACGCGTCGGCGTCTGACGGCGACGACGCGGACGCCGCCGGCGAGTCGGAGCGCGGGTCGGACGAGGCGGCGCCCGTCGACAGCGACCTGTTGAGCAACGAGGAGCAGGTGATTCGGCTGATCGAGTCGGAGGGCGGGCGGATGAAACAGAAGCAGGTGGCCGAGGAGTTAGACTGGACCGCCGCGAAGACGAGCCAGGTGGTGACCGGACTGCGCGACGAGGGCGACCTCGACGGCTTCCGACTGGGCCGCGAGAACGTCCTCTCGCTCCCCGACTACGACCCCGAGGCGGATTCGGATTCGAGCGGAGACGACGGTGGCGACGGAAGCGACGGAGACGAGAACGACGGGGACGAGGAGCGCGGCGGGAGCGGTGCCGGCGAGGACGGAGACGGGAGCGACGAGCGCGACGCTACCGACGGGGCCTGA
- a CDS encoding class I SAM-dependent methyltransferase has product MSVPCVAVDRERGETVRSRLADADALDGDHQIAVEDETIYIPVSGRDRVPADLADRIVERDAEARDRPTTPAAILGYEPSLERLGDIVIIDEDDDERAREIADAVMASDVPCDTVLNRASPIEGELRVRRWDVLAGNGTETVHREYGHEFALDVAEVYFSPRLATERHRVVEQAAAGESAIDMFAGVGPYAVPLASRGADVVACDLNERAVEYLRENAERNGVADRVTAIAGDVREIADEYADTADRLVMNLPHSANEFLDTAVALAGDDCVIHYYDIQHEDDPFGPGRRAIEAAAGDAYAVDVETERVVRSYAPHEYNVCLDVRLTRVEG; this is encoded by the coding sequence ATGAGCGTCCCCTGCGTCGCCGTCGACCGCGAGCGCGGCGAGACCGTCCGGAGCCGGCTCGCCGACGCCGACGCCCTCGACGGCGACCATCAGATCGCGGTCGAGGACGAGACGATCTACATCCCCGTCTCCGGCCGCGACCGAGTGCCCGCCGACCTCGCGGACCGGATCGTCGAGCGCGACGCGGAAGCGAGGGACCGCCCGACGACGCCCGCGGCGATCCTCGGCTACGAGCCTTCCCTGGAGCGGCTGGGCGACATCGTCATTATCGATGAGGACGACGACGAGCGCGCCCGCGAGATAGCCGACGCCGTGATGGCCTCCGACGTTCCCTGCGACACCGTCCTCAACCGCGCGTCGCCGATCGAGGGCGAACTCCGGGTCCGGCGGTGGGACGTGCTGGCCGGGAACGGCACCGAGACGGTCCACCGCGAGTACGGCCACGAGTTCGCGCTCGACGTCGCCGAGGTGTACTTCTCGCCGCGGCTCGCGACCGAGCGCCACCGCGTCGTCGAGCAGGCGGCGGCCGGCGAGTCGGCGATCGACATGTTCGCCGGCGTGGGGCCGTACGCGGTCCCATTGGCGTCCCGCGGCGCCGACGTGGTCGCGTGCGACCTCAACGAGCGCGCGGTCGAGTACCTCCGCGAGAACGCCGAGCGCAACGGGGTCGCGGATCGGGTGACCGCGATCGCTGGCGACGTGCGCGAGATCGCCGACGAGTACGCCGACACGGCCGACCGGCTCGTGATGAACCTCCCGCACTCCGCGAACGAGTTTCTCGACACCGCGGTCGCACTCGCGGGCGACGACTGCGTGATTCACTACTACGACATCCAACACGAGGACGACCCGTTCGGCCCCGGCCGCCGCGCGATCGAGGCCGCCGCGGGCGACGCCTACGCCGTCGACGTCGAGACCGAGCGCGTCGTCCGGTCGTACGCCCCCCACGAGTACAACGTGTGTCTCGACGTGCGCCTGACGCGCGTCGAGGGCTGA
- a CDS encoding DUF4112 domain-containing protein: protein MPSAQESEFLTEANERIARLPEPIDRAAVKRVLIVAYVLDEGVRVPVVGYRIGIDPLLGILPGAGDVLTGGISLYIVVEAARLGVSYTTLLRMIANISLDVLVGAVPIVGDLFDVVWKANTRNFELVLEELTAEA, encoded by the coding sequence ATGCCGAGCGCACAGGAGAGCGAGTTTCTGACCGAGGCCAACGAGCGGATAGCGCGCCTCCCGGAACCGATTGACCGAGCGGCGGTCAAGCGCGTACTGATCGTCGCGTACGTCCTCGACGAAGGTGTCCGCGTTCCGGTCGTCGGGTATCGCATCGGCATCGATCCGCTGCTCGGCATCCTCCCGGGGGCGGGAGACGTACTCACCGGCGGGATTTCGCTGTATATCGTGGTCGAGGCGGCCCGTCTCGGCGTCTCCTACACCACGCTGCTCAGAATGATCGCGAACATCTCTTTGGACGTGCTCGTGGGGGCGGTCCCGATCGTCGGCGACCTCTTCGACGTCGTCTGGAAGGCCAACACGCGCAATTTCGAGCTGGTGTTGGAAGAGCTCACGGCAGAGGCATAG
- a CDS encoding ATP-binding cassette domain-containing protein — translation MSADRSSPSSLPDTALSFGDAPLLSASDVAVSFGDLDVVSGVDLRVEPGSLVGLVGPNGAGKTSVLRAVTGAVEPDAGTVEIGGDPAASLSAKQVGRRVASVPQATNLAFDFRVRHVVEMGRTPHLGRFDAHGVEDDAAVGAAMAAADVERFADRSITEVSGGERQRVLLARALAQAAPLLLLDEPTASLDVNHAVETLELVREFVDDGDRGAIAAIHDLDAAARYCDEVVVLANGGVRAAGPPESVLSASTVGTAFDAEAFVGRDPATGTPAVTAFPHSDVESRRVHVIGTGRPTARVVARLAAAGHEPSVGVVPPGDAAAGAAADAGATAVTAPPFEAPPETTLAAARELAADADATLAVGTERSGDVADGPTADGPTADGPNAEVAAAADRVVPVSYDIGGRELLDAVAAATADGE, via the coding sequence GTGAGCGCCGACCGCTCTTCCCCCTCGTCGCTCCCCGACACGGCGCTCTCGTTCGGCGACGCGCCGCTGCTGTCGGCCTCGGACGTGGCCGTCTCGTTCGGCGACCTCGACGTCGTCTCCGGTGTCGACCTCCGGGTCGAACCCGGCTCGCTCGTCGGCCTCGTCGGCCCCAACGGCGCCGGCAAGACCAGCGTGTTGCGGGCGGTGACCGGCGCGGTCGAACCGGACGCGGGGACCGTCGAGATCGGCGGCGACCCGGCCGCGTCGCTGTCGGCCAAGCAGGTGGGCCGGCGCGTCGCGAGCGTCCCGCAGGCGACGAACCTCGCGTTCGACTTCCGCGTGCGCCACGTCGTCGAGATGGGCCGGACGCCGCACCTCGGCCGCTTCGACGCGCACGGCGTCGAGGACGACGCCGCGGTCGGCGCCGCGATGGCCGCGGCCGACGTCGAGCGCTTCGCCGACCGGTCGATCACCGAGGTCTCGGGCGGCGAGCGCCAGCGCGTGCTGCTCGCGCGGGCCCTCGCGCAGGCGGCCCCGCTCCTCCTCCTCGACGAGCCGACCGCCAGCCTCGACGTGAACCACGCGGTCGAGACGCTCGAACTGGTCCGCGAGTTCGTCGACGACGGCGACCGGGGGGCGATCGCCGCGATCCACGACCTCGACGCCGCCGCCCGCTACTGCGACGAGGTCGTCGTCCTCGCGAACGGCGGGGTCCGGGCCGCCGGCCCGCCGGAGTCCGTGCTGTCCGCGTCGACCGTCGGCACCGCCTTCGACGCGGAGGCGTTCGTCGGCCGCGACCCGGCGACCGGGACGCCGGCGGTGACGGCGTTCCCGCACAGCGACGTCGAGAGTCGGCGCGTCCACGTGATCGGTACGGGGCGGCCGACCGCGCGCGTCGTCGCCCGGCTGGCCGCCGCGGGCCACGAGCCCTCCGTCGGCGTGGTCCCCCCGGGCGACGCGGCCGCCGGCGCCGCCGCGGACGCGGGCGCGACCGCCGTGACGGCCCCGCCGTTCGAAGCGCCCCCCGAGACGACGCTCGCGGCGGCCCGCGAGCTCGCGGCCGACGCGGACGCGACGCTCGCGGTCGGGACCGAGCGCTCGGGCGACGTGGCGGACGGTCCGACCGCAGACGGCCCGACCGCGGACGGCCCGAACGCCGAGGTGGCCGCGGCCGCGGACCGAGTCGTTCCGGTCTCGTACGACATCGGCGGTCGGGAACTGCTCGACGCGGTCGCGGCCGCGACCGCGGACGGGGAGTGA